The DNA window AGAGAGTATCGTATCCTTATTTGCAAGCAGATGCAAGGAAACAGCCAATGTATATTCACCTATGATTTGTAATTTATGAAAGGATATTAACGAGTCAATTGTCATATTAATAGTTCCTTCTATGGTGTTCTCCAGAGGAACTATTGCTGTATCTACCCTAAATTCTCCAACGGCTTCAATTACATCTGGTATTGAATCGTACATACAGAATTCCACTTGATCTTTATTAAAATATTGAATAGCCGCTTCCTCTGAAAAAGTTCCCTCTGGACCTAAATAAGCAACTTTCATGCCATTCTACCTCCTGAAGTTGTATTCGTTTATTTTCTGCATAGTCTCGATAAATTTGGAGCATTTATGAAATGACCCAGCCACAGATAGTTTTACCTTAGGCTGGGTCATTTGATGTCTGAATTTCATGATTATACATCCTATTTATGTACTCACTTCACCGCATTTGCATATCTAATGATCGAAAAATCTAACGAAGAGTTTATGACTGCTTCCTTTATCAAACTTAAGTTTGGAGTAAATCTTAGTTCAATATCTTGCTCCATCATACTCCCTAGTAAATCATCTATCACTTCAACTCTTAGAGGTTTAACTTCCTTATGAGAAATGTAATATCCCGCTGTCTTCGCTTCTTCAAACCAATGAAAATCCTCTGGTGCGAAAACATAAACATACAATTTAGTAGTTCTTAATCGTTCCATCCATCCATTCTCAACTACCATGATCTTGTCCACGGTGCTATACCTAAAGAATTGCTCCCGATCTTCAATAGTACTGTTGTCTGCTTTCCAATAAATTACCCGAGGACAGTCCCTTGGAAAAAAATAATGAACCGCATGCTCCTGATCTATCGCCCAAACTGCTGGTTCTAGATGTGGAAAAGACTTATTAGGTCTTGGTATAAACAACTCAATGTCTGATTCTTCACTGAAATGATATAAGATAGTGACACCTCCTAGTTTCCGCTAATCCAGTATTTGCTGTAACTCTTTAAGTTTAACCTTCATTGTTTTTACCCCTAATCAAGCTCATATTTAGTTTCTGAATCCCTCTTTTATTTTATCCTTAGGATCCCAAATGGACCAAGCTGCTTCTAATAAATTCCCTTGATTATCTCTAAAATAAAAGTACTTTGCCTCTCCAGCTCCTAGTGTATGTATATCTTGAACGTCAACTTTATTTTCTTTCAAAAAATGATGGGTGTATTCAATATCAGGACAATGGATTGCCATGATCGGGAAAGGAGATCCGTTCCTTGTAATTTCCAATGATTGAACATCGTGAGTTTCAATTAATAATAATGCGATTGAATTTTGATGAGGATGATGTAATACAGCAAGGTAAGATCCTCGATCCTCAAACTTGTTCATTAGTTTAAAGGCTAGATTTCTTGTATACCATTCGATGGATTCCTCAATATTTGTCGTTGGAACATAAACATTGCCAATACGTGTAAAAGAAAGTTCTTTCTTCATTAAAATTACTCCTTTCGCTATTTTACTCCTTTAATGATTGTTGCATATTTACTTTCTGTTTCTTGAACTGATTCAATTGTAAATCCTACCGCTTGAAATAAATGAATATATTCTTCCACACTAATCGGATAAAGCTTGGTCCTTCTACCATTGCACTCTAACCATTCATCATCTTTACTTACTGATAAAATAAACACTCCATGGTCATTGAGAGAATTGTATATGTTTAATAAAGCCTGTTCCTTATCCTCTATATGCAAAAAGGTCAGCACACTATACGCCACATCGAATGTATTAGGACGAACAAACCGACTAATATCACTTTTTAGTAACTCAATGTTTGAATACTTCTCAAGATTTAGTTTGGCCCGCTCTAATGTTTTCGGAGAAATATCAATTCCTACAAGGTACTTACAACCTGCACTTAGTACCTCTTTAGCAATTCTTCCCGTACCAATGCCAATATCCAGAACTAATTTATTCTCTGGCACTAAAGAGTCGAAAAAATGAGGCCCATCCCAACTACTCATGTACGCTTGTAAAATTGGAGGGTCTTGTACTGGATCGTTTCCCTCTTCAATAAGTAACTCATAATGTTCAAAGGTACTTACAATTTTCATAGGATAGTGTCAACCCTCTCATTATTGATCTATCTCAAAGCTAAAATTATCACCTATTTCAGCATTTGCCCCTGTGCATGCTTCTATTTTATATTCAGTCGTTGTTCCTTCAGTATTTTTAGTGAAATTCTTACATACCGTACTTCTCACATTACTCGAACCAAATTTATCGTTTGAATTATCGTATTTGTATGTAATGACTTTTCCATCATATTTAAAATCGAAAAATATAGGATCACCTTCTATTGTGTATCTAGTGATTCTTATCTTATCTACCTTTTTTTCATCGATACTGAGAATAAATGAATCTAACCTTTCTGCATTTGAAATTCTCCCGTGCTGATCAACAACATCACCACGTTGTATTGCTTTATCAGCATCGTACCCTTTGCTACCAGATTCTTTGCCGATTGAATTACTACATGAGAATAAAACAAGCGAAACTATTATAAGTAAGATATATTTCATTCCATGCTTCATAACATCACTCCAAAAGAACATATTTCTAGAAGATTACCCTCTGGATCAGCAACATAACATACGCGTTGACCCCAAGACTTAGTAAGGGGCTGTAATACAGACTTAGCCCCAGATTGTATCAATCTCTCATACTCTTTATCTACATCTGAAAAATTAGGAACATCAAATGCTAATTCCATTGTTCCATTCAATCCTTTAGGATAATCAAATGTTTGTATTGTCATATCTTCAAAATCCTTTCGTCCAAACATCATAAACCATGAGCCTTCCGTTTGAAATCTAGCGAATGGCCCACCATCCCAATCCGTATCCATCTTCATAACATCCCTATAAAACTTAACCATATTTTCGAGGTCCTCTACAAAGAAACCAACAGCGCTAAATTTCATGTTTGTCCTCCTAAAAATATACCCCAGCAATAGAAAGCTCTTTTTCTTAGGCTGGAGCGAAGTTAGTTAACATTTCTCAGTTACAATTCAATTTTTTCTTTTCAATAACACCCGATATTTTATAACAATTATCAAAATAATACTTATAATTACTGAAAGTATAATTATTCTACTAATACTATTACTATTGGAGTGCTTATTCTCTTTTTCATCTGAATTTATCGTTTTCTCAATACCCAATGATTGTTTTACTAATTCAGCAATATTTAATTTAGGTTTTCCATCTTTCGATTGATTGTAAGCATCATACTTTTCATCTTCCTTCCACTCAATAAACGGTAAAATTGTTTCTTTCATCGTTTGTAAGTCATCATCAAATCTTGTAACATCAGTCACTAAAGTAGCTGACATGTAACCATTTCTAGATAGCAATCTAACAAAATAATTTATTTGTGTTTTTCCAAATGCATCTCTGAAGAAAAGGGAATACGTTAATTCGTGTCTTTTGGGGTTATAACTAGGCTTATCCTTCCAACCAATAATTTCAACTTCTTTATTCACACCACGATCTTTATTACTTTGTGTTGTACCAATAATATAATCAGTCAATAGACTCTCATCATTAATGTGAAGATAGTCTAAATCACTAACATATCCAACAGGATAATATTCAAATACAACCAACCAATTCTCCTCTAAATTAACTGGATGAACACTTCCAACTTCATATCCACTGGGAATATTACCATTCTCTTTTTGAAACCTAATTAGTTCATCCGTAGGTAAAAAGAGAAATTTCGAAGGTAGAGTAATGTCAGCTAGTTTATTTCCAAACTCAATTTTGTGGCCGCCTTCAACCCACTGATAATCGTCTGGATCATAATCAGCATGGATTATGGATAAGTTAGTATTAATCAGACAAAAGAAAAAGAAGAATAAAATAATGTTCTTTAATACCTTCATCCCTCGATCCCCCTACTTATTAGGTTATATCACCATTTTTATTAGCCCTTATGTATGTTTCAAGTTCTTTCTCTATTTCTTTATCCAATTCAGTAATCAAATCTGGATTTTCTTTGGCCTCTTCATATTTTTCTATACTTTTGTCGACTTCGATCTGTATTTTCTCATCCTCACTTAGCAATCCGAGCTTTTCTCTAATTCTCTTTAGATCCTCATAAATTTCTTTGTTTTTTTGATGAGTACTGAATGCACTATAAAAACTCAAAAGCCCCAACCTTAGATAACTCATATCTTAGGCTGGGGCACTTGTTGTCTAATCCTATTTAACTATTATACATATGGCTACCAAAGGGTGAAAGTCCAGTAGCGGATAAGTACTCACGATCATTTCTAATCAATAATACCAAATTTTCGTAATGCGTAGGATATACCGTCTTCGCTTGCCTTTTTTGTGATAAAATCAGCTTTTTGTTTTAATCTTTCTTGACCGTTTCCCATAGCAATTCCCAATCCCACATACTCAATCATATCAATGTCATTACCACCATCACCGAAAGCAATAGCTTCTGACTTGCTCATGTTGAAATACTCGAGCACTTTTTTTATCGCAGCTGATTTCGAAACTTCTGCTTCTTCCAAGACATTCGACACATAGCCGTGGAAGCGTTCGAATCTAAGTGAGGGAAATCTATCTTGGAATTTTTCAGTCTCACTTTGATCAGCATACAAACATATGCAGTATACTTCATCGGACAAAGAGTTCATTATCTCAGGATATTGAGCTATACTCAAAGTTTCCCTCAATGCACTTAAAGTACGCTCATCTTCGTAGCCAATACCGTTCATGACAAAACGCTCAGTAAAATATGCAATACCGTGACCGTGCAATTCAGCGAATTCCGAGATATCGCGAACGGTTTCTAGACTAATCAATGACTTATGAATAGTTTGATCATTGCATTTAATAAGCGCACCGTTAGCTGTAATAAACGTATCAATCCCTAGCTCCATCAATTCTTCGCACAAATTATGTGATCTTCCGGTCGCGACCACTACTTTTATTCCTTTATTCATCAATTTCTCAATTGCTTCTTTTGTACTAAGGGGTAAGGTTCTATCACTTTCACTTAAAAGGGTGCCATCAACATCAAAAAATACAATCTTGTACATGTTATGAAAGCCTCCTATTTACTACGCTCAATTAAGATGTTTTCTAAATCCTTCAACATTCTCATCTTTAAAACCTAATTTCGCATAGAATTCATGAGCTTCTTTCCGTTGTTCTCCCGATACAAAGATCATATAATAACAATCTCTACTTCTCGCAATCGTTTCAATTTCTATCATCAATTTCTTTCCAATCCCCATTCTCCGAGCACGCTGAGAGACAATCACATTCTCTACGACCATAAATGGTTTACACTCTCCTACAAGATCATGACAGACGATTCCCATTAGTGATCCAACTAATTTGTCATCATTATAAGCCCCAAGAACAATATAATTTTCGTTTGTTTGAATTGTTTCATAGACATGGACCAGATTCTTATAATTTGTCTTAATTCCCATGAGCTCATCATAAAGCTCGCATAGATCTGGCAGGTCATCAAATGAAATTTGTTTTAGTGTAATCAAAGAACTCCAGCTCCCATAAATTTGTCTACATATCTTAATATCTCTTCATTATCTTTTACGACGATTCTCTTATCCGCTCGTTCTTCCGTTAGTTTGAAAACGTCATTCATATTAACTTTATCAAAATCCTTATTCCATGTTATTATTCTTCCTCTATAAATTCTTCTTTATTATGAACAATATACGTATTCATTTGACTAATTGTATTTCCGGATATCCTTTTGTACTTCTCATAAAGTTCCTTCACTTCTTGTAATAAATCTGTATCTCTCTCTAAATCTGAAGGAGAAGCCTGCCACACGCCATCCTCCTTTTTACATTTTTCAATGAGTCCTTCAATTTGATCTAGCAATTCAACCATTTCAATATCTTTAAAATATTGAACTCCACTTTTTATTCCATGCCATGATTGGATTTCAATAATATAATATCCCGAGAACCAGTAGAATTCTTCTATTGAATTGACATGATTATGAAATGAATAAAATAAATATATACCTTTCTGACCTTCATTTAATTGTTGATACATTTCTAACTTTGTTTGGAGATCCTTCCCTCGAACAGCGAGCAACATAGGTTTAACACATAACCAACTTAATTGTGTACTCAAAAGATCCTCTTCCTTCAAATTTACCTTCATTGATTTCTCCCTTCTTTATGTATGAGCTACTCTATCTAATTTTAGTCTTTCGATGGCATAAGTTGCCGCACCTATCATTCCTGCTGTTCCACCTAGCTGGCCCTGCAGAATCTTACATGCTGAACTGGACAACTTTAATGCATGCTTGGCAGTTGTTTCTCGAACAATGTTTAGTAGTCTATCTCCAGCAGCAGACATACCACCACCTACAATAATTACTTCAGGGTTTAATAAATTAATTACGTTAGAAAGCCCAAACCCTAGTATTCTCCCCGTTTCATGCATAACTTCAATAGCAACATGATCTCCTAGATCATAGGCATCGGAAATCATTTTTGCAGATATTTTACTTGTATCTCGCTCCACCCATTCTTCAATGATGCTTCTTTGGCCATCATTGAGTTTTCCAATTAATGTGTTCACCATACCAACAGCCGAGACGTATCTTCCTAAGCATCCCGAGCTTCCGCATTTACAAGGACGACCTTCTCTATACATATTCAGATGTCCGATTTCCCCAGCACTCGAGGTTGCACCATACATGACTTTTCCATCAGTGATAATCCCTGACCCCAGTCCGGTTCCCAAAGTAATTAATACTAGGTTTTGATGCCCTATCCCAGCACCATATCGCCATTCTCCATAGAGATTTACACGAACATCGTTATCAATAAAAGTTGGAAAATCAAAAAAGGTCTTCATGTGCTTCACAACATGAATGTTCTCCCAATCGGGAAAGTTAGGT is part of the Paenibacillus segetis genome and encodes:
- a CDS encoding DUF6886 family protein encodes the protein MLYHFSEESDIELFIPRPNKSFPHLEPAVWAIDQEHAVHYFFPRDCPRVIYWKADNSTIEDREQFFRYSTVDKIMVVENGWMERLRTTKLYVYVFAPEDFHWFEEAKTAGYYISHKEVKPLRVEVIDDLLGSMMEQDIELRFTPNLSLIKEAVINSSLDFSIIRYANAVK
- a CDS encoding VOC family protein yields the protein MKKELSFTRIGNVYVPTTNIEESIEWYTRNLAFKLMNKFEDRGSYLAVLHHPHQNSIALLLIETHDVQSLEITRNGSPFPIMAIHCPDIEYTHHFLKENKVDVQDIHTLGAGEAKYFYFRDNQGNLLEAAWSIWDPKDKIKEGFRN
- a CDS encoding class I SAM-dependent DNA methyltransferase, whose product is MKIVSTFEHYELLIEEGNDPVQDPPILQAYMSSWDGPHFFDSLVPENKLVLDIGIGTGRIAKEVLSAGCKYLVGIDISPKTLERAKLNLEKYSNIELLKSDISRFVRPNTFDVAYSVLTFLHIEDKEQALLNIYNSLNDHGVFILSVSKDDEWLECNGRRTKLYPISVEEYIHLFQAVGFTIESVQETESKYATIIKGVK
- a CDS encoding DUF4362 domain-containing protein — protein: MKHGMKYILLIIVSLVLFSCSNSIGKESGSKGYDADKAIQRGDVVDQHGRISNAERLDSFILSIDEKKVDKIRITRYTIEGDPIFFDFKYDGKVITYKYDNSNDKFGSSNVRSTVCKNFTKNTEGTTTEYKIEACTGANAEIGDNFSFEIDQ
- a CDS encoding VOC family protein: MKFSAVGFFVEDLENMVKFYRDVMKMDTDWDGGPFARFQTEGSWFMMFGRKDFEDMTIQTFDYPKGLNGTMELAFDVPNFSDVDKEYERLIQSGAKSVLQPLTKSWGQRVCYVADPEGNLLEICSFGVML
- a CDS encoding DUF2167 domain-containing protein — protein: MKVLKNIILFFFFFCLINTNLSIIHADYDPDDYQWVEGGHKIEFGNKLADITLPSKFLFLPTDELIRFQKENGNIPSGYEVGSVHPVNLEENWLVVFEYYPVGYVSDLDYLHINDESLLTDYIIGTTQSNKDRGVNKEVEIIGWKDKPSYNPKRHELTYSLFFRDAFGKTQINYFVRLLSRNGYMSATLVTDVTRFDDDLQTMKETILPFIEWKEDEKYDAYNQSKDGKPKLNIAELVKQSLGIEKTINSDEKENKHSNSNSISRIIILSVIISIILIIVIKYRVLLKRKN
- a CDS encoding Cof-type HAD-IIB family hydrolase → MYKIVFFDVDGTLLSESDRTLPLSTKEAIEKLMNKGIKVVVATGRSHNLCEELMELGIDTFITANGALIKCNDQTIHKSLISLETVRDISEFAELHGHGIAYFTERFVMNGIGYEDERTLSALRETLSIAQYPEIMNSLSDEVYCICLYADQSETEKFQDRFPSLRFERFHGYVSNVLEEAEVSKSAAIKKVLEYFNMSKSEAIAFGDGGNDIDMIEYVGLGIAMGNGQERLKQKADFITKKASEDGISYALRKFGIID
- a CDS encoding GNAT family N-acetyltransferase, translating into MITLKQISFDDLPDLCELYDELMGIKTNYKNLVHVYETIQTNENYIVLGAYNDDKLVGSLMGIVCHDLVGECKPFMVVENVIVSQRARRMGIGKKLMIEIETIARSRDCYYMIFVSGEQRKEAHEFYAKLGFKDENVEGFRKHLN
- a CDS encoding ROK family protein; protein product: MKQYTIGIDLGGTNMKAAIFNNDLKTITEKSVPTEAAMGPNHVMDRMIKTIMEMIHTANLSANDIKCMGMGIPGLLDPNEGLSIFSPNFPDWENIHVVKHMKTFFDFPTFIDNDVRVNLYGEWRYGAGIGHQNLVLITLGTGLGSGIITDGKVMYGATSSAGEIGHLNMYREGRPCKCGSSGCLGRYVSAVGMVNTLIGKLNDGQRSIIEEWVERDTSKISAKMISDAYDLGDHVAIEVMHETGRILGFGLSNVINLLNPEVIIVGGGMSAAGDRLLNIVRETTAKHALKLSSSACKILQGQLGGTAGMIGAATYAIERLKLDRVAHT